From one Anopheles bellator chromosome 1, idAnoBellAS_SP24_06.2, whole genome shotgun sequence genomic stretch:
- the LOC131212850 gene encoding uncharacterized protein LOC131212850: protein MSFCRITGKCRSLPKPNYFPMLPPISPAAAKRFCRVTGKAYGLPSHHFIPVLLVRGQAPGRERCKITNVAGELDPHHYQPGTYGCRKHAVLGTFRYVLPVLDAGDESQRTLTGVLEAKAGRPVEQTLYVYRVDERGFGLVFPARLEAAVRDGDVRDVMLAKESDKLLIKLRQGNSVSVALRGVDQDVLEQLYEGEGPREEVIKKRAKEDAKRPKPNRGNRGQLAGIANIFEQKEKVQDDAEEQEQRFIEEHREKAVRLAAERRERQRAEKLRALQLDAHLIEQQPELADLVKPLIESWDWSTLEREAATGGGVPNRLKELPQLITVTPVEVPARQLDVDPGLLEKCGGLEAASYVGVITPVRVELRPERAKAIGALAPDTLQALCGVDERLADGGAQELLAHLDDLASVVTHLSQGQPAEVNGVPGVRLVVNHQPVFVPGQMLLVTGKPCFVPGQTLGQEFVPGVTITAPDGTIQFIPGELMAGTGRSAQASFIAGKQIDGRFVPGQVLGDEPRFVEGATIVTPEGVSKFVAGVVDDRSGLFVPGQPIHTPDGGLQFMPGQTITVQGRERFIPGQNVATASGELMFIPGQTVGDRFVPGRTITTAEGAKFVPGQYVGDVFVPGVGDGTRFVPGVNVDTKEGSKFIEGQIVHSRHGDVFMPGTTTIDGGEVRFELAATIEAIRFSEASPVGLVVDGERLTVGEPSICVFGHLVQNEASGEVEFYPERIGREHLPAGKVVPGKLVRHRLDSKFIPGIRTTDGGDDSGFIPGQVVLTDRGEQFVPGQVIETSEGMKFVPGQIIETRAGPKFVPGQTMDGGPDGPRFVPGQIINTRAGPTFIPGQVISTDDDGERFVPGQIVDTDEGPRFVPGRVLETADKVTFIPGRIVQTADGPRFVAPDLKDTADGDEEFLVQSFTVTPEELKLLKPTDGGALTGDGPRSLVVSLDSAILQSLAESGMPIGRQVEASAVDYVLESTKERQALQRLLAEGGMPGASLDTLETIFDGLKAVCRKVDPGALQYGETIATDERVCNGSIGVVEALAANLAAVLGGSDGQGRSIHELIAEAILTGGEYTVDELRHVVESPEAVEYLFGAVNRTIVKNNIDQKLRTLAALMEEPEPDEQAQAQVPPPLTDAIEEFCQLLDNGAMAEAFVNLLKKDEHLFKSIVTSLKSSGVVEGSVNISEILQTALVDSIQERAQVALAELVEDAGQSHDGRTLRVLLQKCEGLSHALGHSKEAETFRYLMTRPGALRDLQRDDELFAIVNRVLIMEQLAEDDDEYRELMEGLGRTPTQATKSDRFRELIRQSGALSYAPRRIAALETSKDVPLSLFYANNQLAIEEFFLRSGQGRSRGHCSKAFLIIKRGFQAVIPRESSHEVLAGTIAYTVLDEDGIRHFQPLNVLSALRITPQFLARFSMYSCEVREDDLADPDTISSTHSSSSTSHDALDGLPDETAYFHYRPSAASRRSSLRTPVPQYSGRPKLQRHDSLSPQVRRKSVLQNGYHAPLHHHVVPRTSLVLPNSLPIHRYQPKAYPHAPADNVKTLPMAMRIAIKASIAGREPSACLRSSSRDSIYRTSSRGSVHDWK, encoded by the exons ATGTCGTTCTGTCGGATCACCGGCAAATGCCGGTCGCTCCCGAAGCCGAACTACTTCCCGATGCTTCCGCCGATCTCGCCCGCAGCCGCCAAGCGGTTCTGCCGCGTGACGGGCAAAGCGTACGGGTTGCCGTCGCATCACTTCatcccggtgctgctggttcgCGGGCaggcaccgggccgggaacgCTGTAAGATCACGAACGTGGCGGGTGAACTGGATCCTCACCACTACCAGCCGGGCACGTACGGGTGCCGGAAGCACGCGGTCCTGGGCACCTTCCGGTACGTGCTGCCCGTTCTGGATGCCGGCGACGAAAGCCAGCGCACGCTGACGGGTGTGCTGGAGGCGAAAGCAGGGCGACCCGTCGAGCAGACCCTCTACGTGTACCGGGTGGACGAGCGTGGCTTCGGGCTGGTGTTTCCAGCCCGCCTCGAAGCGGCCGTCCGTGATGGAGACGTCCGGGACGTGATGCTGGCCAAAGAGTCCGACAAGCTGCTGATCAAGCTACGCCAGGGTAACAGTGTGAGTGTGGCGTTGCGAGGCGTCGATCAGGACGTGCTGGAGCAACTGTACGAGGGAGAAGGCCCCCGGGAGGAAGTGATCAAGAAGCGCGCTAAGGAGGACGCTaagcgaccgaaaccgaaccggggcaACCGGGGACAACTGGCCGGTATCGCGAATATTTTcgagcagaaagaaaaagtgcagGACGATGCTGAGGAGCAGGAACAGCGATTCATCGAGGAGCACCGCGAGAAGGCGGTCCGGTTGGCGGCGGAACGGCGTGAGAGGCAGCGAGCGGAGAAGCTGAGGGCACTCCAGCTCGATGCGCACCTGATCGAGCAGCAACCGGAACTGGCGGATCTGGTGAAACCACTGATCGAGTCCTGGGACTGGAGCACACTCGAGCGGGAAGCAGCCACCGGAGGTGGTGTTCCGAACCGACTCAAGGAGCTTCCCCAGCTAATCACCGTGACCCCGGTGGAGGTCCCCGCCCGTCAGCTCGACGTCGATCCGGGACTACTGGAAAAGTGCGGTGGACTGGAGGCAGCCTCCTACGTCGGAGTGATCACCCCGGTCCGGGTGGAATTGCGACCGGAGAGGGCCAAAGCGATCGGAGCCCTCGCACCCGACACACTGCAGGCCCTCTGTGGGGTCGATGAGCGGCTGGCCGACGGAGGAGCCCAGGAACTGCTGGCTCACCTGGATGACCTCGCGTCAGTCGTGACGCACCTTTCGCAAGGACAACCGGCCGAAGTGAACGGAGTGCCCGGAGTGCGCCTCGTGGTCAACCACCAGCCAGTCTTCGTGCCCGGCCAGATGCTGCtcgtcaccgggaagccctGCTTCGTGCCGGGCCAGACACTCGGGCAGGAGTTTGTGCCGGGCGTTACGATCACGGCACCCGACGGAACGATCCAGTTCATCCCCGGCGAGCTGATGGCCGGAACGGGCAGATCAGCCCAGGCGAGCTTCATCGCCGGCAAGCAGATCGACGGACGGTTCGTCCCTGGCCAGGTCCTGGGTGATGAGCCACGGTTCGTAGAGGGCGCCACGATCGTGACCCCCGAGGGGGTCAGCAAGTTTGTGGCGGGTGTGGTGGACGATCGGAGCGGGCTGTTTGTCCCGGGTCAACCGATCCACACCCCGGACGGTGGTCTGCAGTTCATGCCGGGTCAGACGATCACGGTGCAGGGTCGGGAACGGTTCATCCCGGGGCAGAATGTAGCGACGGCCAGCGGGGAGCTGATGTTCATCCCCGGCCAAACGGTAGGCGATCGGTTCGTCCCTGGCCGCACCATCACAACGGCGGAGGGTGCAAAGTTCGTTCCGGGACAGTACGTTGGGGATGTGTTCGTGCCGGGTGTCGGTGACGGGACGCGGTTCGTGCCGGGGGTGAACGTGGACACGAAGGAGGGCTCCAAGTTCATCGAGGGTCAGATCGTGCACAGCCGGCACGGGGATGTGTTCATGCCGGGCACCACGACGATCGACGGTGGCGAGGTCCGGTTCGAGCTGGCGGCCACGATCGAGGCGATCCGGTTCAGTGAGGCTTCCCCGGTGGGGCTAGTGGTGGACGGTGAGCGGCTTACGGTCGGAGAGCCATCGATCTGTGTATTCGGCCACCTGGTGCAGAACGAGGCCAGCGGCGAAGTCGAGTTCTATCCGGAACGCATCGGACGGGAGCATCTGCCGGCGGGGAAAGTGGTCCCGGGGAAGCTGGTTCGGCATCGGCTCGACTCCAAGTTCATCCCGGGCAtccggacgacggacggaggCGATGACTCCGGGTTCATCCCGGGTCAGGTGGTGCTGACGGATCGGGGCGAGCAGTTCGTCCCCGGGCAGGTGATCGAGACGTCGGAAGGCATGAAGTTCGTTCCGGGGCAGATCATCGAGACGCGGGCGGGACCGAAGTTTGTGCCGGGCCAGACGATGGACGGTGGACCGGATGGGCCGCGGTTTGTGCCGGGGCAGATCATCAAcacacgggccgggccgacgTTTATCCCGGGCCAGGTGATcagcaccgacgacgacggggagaGGTTCGTGCCGGGTCAGATCGTGGACACGGACGAGGGGCCCCGCttcgtgccgggccgggtgctcGAGACGGCGGACAAGGTCACGTTCATTCCGGGCCGCATCGTACAGACGGCCGACGGGCCGCGGTTCGTGGCGCCCGACCTCAAGGATACCGCCGACGGGGACGAAGAGTTCCTGGTGCAGAGTTTCACCGTGACGCCGGAGGAACTGAAGCTCCTGAAACCGACCGATGGGGGGGCCCTGACGGGTGACGGTCCCCGCTCGCTTGTCGTCAGTCTGGACAGTGCGATCCTGCAGAGTCTGGCCGAGTCCGGGATGCCGATCGGCCGACAGGTCGAAGCATCCGCCGTTGATTACGTCCTCGAAAGCACCAAGGAGCGCCAGGCACTGCAACGTCTGCTGGCCGAAGGAGGCATGCCCGGGGCCAGCCTGGACACGCTCGAGACCATCTTCGATGGGTTGAAAGCCGTCTGCCGGAAGGTGGACCCGGGGGCGCTGCAGTACGGCGAGACGATCGCCACGGACGAACGAGTCTGTAACGGTTCGATCGGAGTGGTCGAAGCACTGGCCGCAAACCTGGCTGCGGTCCTGGGCGGATCGGATGGGCAGGGCCGTAGCATACACGAACTGATCGCCGAAGCGATCCTGACGGGCGGCGAGTACACGGTGGACGAGCTGCGGCACGTCGTGGAATCACCGGAAGCCGTCGAGTACCTGTTCGGGGCCGTGAACCGGACGATCGTGAAGAACAACATCGACCAGAAGCTGCGGACACTGGCGGCGCTCAtggaggaaccggaaccggacgagcAAGCCCAGGCTCAAGTTCCCCCACCACTAACGGACGCGATCGAGGAGTTCTGCCAGCTGCTAGACAACGGTGCCATGGCCGAAGCGTTCGTCAATCTGCtcaaaaaggacgaacacCTCTTCAAGTCGATCGTCACCAGCCTCAAGAGTAGCGGCGTCGTCGAGGGAAGCGTCAACATCTCGGAGATCCTGCAGACGGCCCTGGTGGACAGCATCCAGGAGCGGGCGCAGGTTGCCCTCGCGGAGTTGGTCGAAGACGCGGGGCAATCGCACGACGGGCGAACtctccgtgtgctgcttcAGAAGTGCGAAGGATTGTCCCACGCCTTGGGCCACTcgaaggaagcggaaacgTTCCGGTATCTGATGACGCGGCCGGGTGCACTGCGTGACCTGCAGCGAGACGACGAGCTGTTCGCGATCGTGAACCGGGTGCTGATCATGGAGCAGCTGGCCGAGGATGACGACGAGTACCGGGAGCTGATGGAAGGCCTGGGCCGGACACCGACCCAAGCGACCAAgagcgatcggtttcgggAGCTGATCCGCCAGAGCGGTGCCCTCTCGTACGCACCGCGACGGATCGCTGCCCTCGAGACTTCGAAGGACGTGCCGTTGTCGCTGTTCTACGCCAACAATCAGCTCGCGATCGAGGAGTTCTTCCTGCGCAGTGGCCAAGGACGCAGCCGAGGGCACTGCTCGAAGGCGTTCCTTATCATCAAGCGTGGCTTCCAGGCGGTGATCCCGCGCGAATCGAGCCACGAGGTGCTGGCGGGTACGATCGCCTACACCGTGCTGGATGAGGACGGCATCCGGCACTTCCAGCCACTGAATGTCCTGTCGGCGCTCCGCATTACACCCCAGTTCCTGGCCCGCTTCTCCATGTACAGCTGCGAGGTGCGCGAGGACGATCTCGCCGATCCGGACACGATCAGCAGcacgcacagcagcagcagcaccagccacGACGCACTGGACGGGCTGCCGGACGAAACGGCTTACTTCCACTACCGGCCATCGGCCGCCTCGCGCCGAAGCTCCTTGCGTACCCCAGTTCCGCAGTATAGTGGGCGCCCGAAGCTCCAACGCCACGACTCGCTCAGCCCTCAGGTACGCCGGAAGTCGGTGCTCCAGAACGGCTACCACGCGCCACTGCACCACCATGTGGTGCCCCGTACGTCCCTCGTACTGCCAAATTCGCTACCCATTCACCGCTACCAACCGAAGGCGTATCCGCATGCGCCGGCAGACAACGTTAAG ACACTACCGATGGCAATGAGGATAGCGATCAAGGCCTCGATCGCAGGTCGCGAACCATCGGCCTGCCTTCGTTCCAGCAGCCGAGACTCCATCTACCGGACGTCGTCCCGGGGCAGTGTGCACGATTGGAAGTGA